In Numidum massiliense, a single genomic region encodes these proteins:
- a CDS encoding ATP-binding protein, with the protein MIWRSVVGKLWMTIIGLVSVVLLILVGLLMQFLDQFYQQQQEHELTRLSRDVSDMIESYGKTDSLESRHHVLEMAQQLLPAYETHMVVLTKEDGKIKQMPFLKHTDYPTIPLETLLDRKNFDIEKVFAGEEQKLRGPLNVKENGHDESIPHLTIAEPIHGTTGVIGALVLYQPLSQLEETMQRTKELVFYAALIGIFMTTIFAFFLSSRVSQPLMQMKQAADKVAKGNFNYRIPIRTNDEIGDLAQTFNRMGSKLEETIHALSQEKEQLSSVLKSMADAVITADAKGQVIITNPPAQHLLETWSSDHKEETHKLLPNAPLPEPLAETFNQVVRGEKEYMTDIVVHGRTWAVVMAPLYAGEQLRGVVAVLRDVTEERRTDKLRKDFVANVSHELRTPLAMLQGYSEALLDEIAQSPEDRKELTQIIHDESLRMGRLVKELLDLALMEAGTVRIQPHEMTAQELVLRVVRKFQGLAQEKGLTVEAKVTEEPLRVRLDEDSIEQVCINLIENAIRHTPEGGTITLSVDPSKEGVVFKVRDTGSGIPEQDLPFVFERFYKADKARTRSRSGTGLGLSIAKHIVEAHGGTISVESTVGEGTTFTLRIPNVSEGE; encoded by the coding sequence GTGATTTGGCGCAGTGTAGTCGGGAAGCTATGGATGACGATTATCGGTTTGGTCAGTGTCGTCTTGCTGATCCTTGTCGGGTTGTTGATGCAGTTTTTAGATCAGTTTTACCAACAACAACAAGAGCATGAATTGACGCGCTTGTCGCGTGACGTGTCGGACATGATCGAGTCGTACGGTAAAACCGACAGTTTAGAGTCGCGACATCACGTGTTGGAGATGGCGCAGCAACTGCTTCCCGCATATGAAACACATATGGTCGTGTTGACGAAAGAAGACGGCAAAATCAAACAAATGCCGTTCCTTAAACACACCGACTATCCGACGATCCCACTCGAAACACTTTTAGACCGCAAAAATTTCGATATTGAGAAAGTATTTGCCGGGGAAGAGCAAAAATTGCGCGGCCCGTTAAATGTGAAAGAAAACGGACACGACGAAAGTATTCCTCATTTAACGATTGCCGAGCCGATTCACGGGACGACTGGCGTGATCGGGGCACTCGTGCTTTATCAGCCGCTGTCCCAGTTGGAGGAGACGATGCAGCGGACGAAGGAGCTCGTCTTTTACGCGGCGCTCATCGGCATTTTCATGACGACTATTTTTGCTTTCTTTTTGTCGTCACGCGTTTCCCAGCCGCTCATGCAAATGAAGCAAGCGGCGGACAAAGTTGCGAAAGGGAACTTCAATTACCGCATCCCGATTCGTACGAACGACGAGATCGGCGACTTGGCGCAGACGTTTAACCGGATGGGCTCTAAGTTGGAGGAAACGATTCACGCCCTTTCACAAGAAAAAGAGCAACTTTCCTCCGTGCTAAAAAGTATGGCCGACGCTGTCATTACGGCCGACGCGAAAGGGCAAGTGATCATTACGAACCCGCCAGCACAGCATTTGCTCGAGACGTGGTCGAGCGACCACAAGGAGGAAACGCATAAGCTGCTCCCTAACGCGCCCCTGCCGGAGCCGCTCGCGGAGACGTTCAATCAAGTGGTGCGCGGGGAAAAAGAGTACATGACAGATATCGTCGTGCACGGCCGCACGTGGGCCGTCGTGATGGCTCCCCTGTATGCAGGTGAGCAACTGCGCGGCGTCGTCGCCGTGTTGCGCGATGTGACGGAAGAACGACGGACGGACAAGTTGCGTAAAGACTTTGTCGCTAATGTATCGCACGAATTGCGCACGCCGCTGGCGATGTTGCAAGGGTATAGTGAAGCGCTGCTCGACGAGATCGCGCAATCGCCGGAAGACCGTAAAGAGTTAACGCAAATCATTCACGACGAGTCGTTGCGCATGGGGCGGTTAGTGAAAGAGCTGTTAGATTTGGCGTTAATGGAAGCGGGCACGGTGCGCATTCAGCCGCACGAAATGACCGCTCAAGAGCTCGTCCTGCGCGTCGTACGCAAGTTCCAAGGACTCGCACAAGAAAAAGGGCTGACGGTTGAGGCGAAGGTAACAGAGGAACCGCTGCGCGTTCGGCTAGACGAAGACAGTATCGAGCAAGTGTGTATTAATCTAATCGAAAATGCGATTCGCCATACGCCGGAAGGCGGGACGATTACGCTGTCGGTCGATCCGTCGAAAGAAGGGGTCGTCTTCAAAGTGCGCGACACGGGAAGCGGCATTCCGGAACAAGACTTGCCCTTCGTCTTTGAACGGTTTTATAAAGCGGATAAGGCGCGCACGCGCAGTCGCTCCGGCACGGGGTTAGGACTGTCGATCGCCAAACACATCGTGGAAGCGCACGGCGGTACGATCTCGGTCGAAAGTACAGTAGGCGAAGGGACGACATTTACACTGCGCATACCGAATGTTAGCGAGGGTGAGTGA
- a CDS encoding polymorphic toxin type 24 domain-containing protein: protein MSRLVVRTAPIGDYLREGYNKYSRQGDILAEYLTILKRARKVLAPEDLAVVDYEISTLEKKAAHYIDDIFPQLHQLPIATKPIEPYEEAVSRIQQFVYDHQIPTFITEINKIHPINRTRAPEGVGEFGEDGLEVEAVDGEGEVDDASLLESILAGIWDGVKNVLIDTWEGLIALFDPDTWRAIAEALADPIATLENIWETISDSFQEMVIDGDARSRAEWFTYAVGTVVASVIGTKGADKVAAATKLVTKSTKLPELASKAKVKTGIAKQKVAHHVRKSLEQSRQKFGELKHAICDLKNSRRFVTPDGQVYRISPRDVDPPNPSRSNTRKRGRNKPKEYGIPDSTEVIWDKSGKIIKYITYGSDGKIIKEVRIVGKDHGSIPRPNVKEPNYNINPITGEKFQNDYKVRAVRPDELPRNIRK from the coding sequence ATGAGTCGACTTGTCGTTCGCACCGCGCCAATTGGGGACTATTTGCGGGAAGGGTATAATAAATACTCGCGGCAAGGAGATATTCTTGCAGAGTACTTAACGATCTTAAAGCGCGCGCGAAAAGTTCTTGCTCCAGAAGATTTAGCCGTGGTAGACTATGAAATAAGCACCCTAGAAAAGAAGGCAGCCCACTACATCGACGACATCTTCCCCCAACTCCACCAGCTGCCAATCGCCACCAAGCCGATCGAACCTTACGAAGAAGCCGTGAGCCGTATCCAGCAGTTCGTCTACGACCATCAAATCCCGACATTCATCACCGAAATTAACAAGATCCATCCGATCAACCGAACGAGAGCGCCGGAAGGTGTCGGCGAATTCGGTGAAGACGGTTTAGAAGTGGAAGCGGTTGACGGGGAGGGAGAGGTGGACGACGCTTCACTGCTCGAGAGTATTCTAGCCGGGATTTGGGACGGCGTCAAAAACGTGCTGATCGACACGTGGGAAGGCCTGATCGCTCTATTTGACCCTGACACATGGCGCGCCATCGCAGAAGCCCTCGCGGATCCAATTGCTACGTTAGAGAACATTTGGGAGACTATTTCCGACTCATTCCAGGAGATGGTCATTGACGGCGATGCGCGCAGTCGGGCAGAGTGGTTTACGTATGCCGTAGGGACAGTCGTAGCGTCTGTGATCGGGACGAAGGGTGCAGATAAGGTTGCAGCAGCGACTAAACTTGTTACTAAATCGACAAAGCTACCGGAATTAGCTTCTAAAGCTAAAGTGAAAACGGGGATTGCCAAGCAGAAAGTTGCGCATCATGTGAGGAAGTCTTTGGAGCAGTCGCGACAAAAGTTCGGGGAGTTAAAACACGCCATTTGTGATTTGAAGAATTCTAGGCGCTTTGTAACGCCCGATGGACAGGTTTATCGAATTTCTCCTCGGGATGTGGATCCACCAAATCCTAGTAGATCGAATACAAGAAAAAGAGGAAGAAATAAACCTAAGGAATATGGGATTCCTGATTCTACTGAAGTTATTTGGGATAAAAGTGGTAAAATAATTAAATACATTACATATGGATCTGACGGAAAAATAATAAAGGAGGTTAGAATCGTAGGAAAGGATCACGGTTCAATTCCAAGACCAAATGTAAAGGAGCCAAATTACAATATCAACCCTATAACGGGGGAAAAATTTCAAAATGACTATAAGGTAAGAGCTGTACGACCAGACGAATTGCCCAGGAATATCAGGAAATAA
- a CDS encoding SseB family protein has translation MGNETTTSNDTLKAHEVSEAIADETKLNALEKSLLEAYQQPEKIADFYRLLAESELCVLGTLEEGTGATGESEMLLHLQYVEEGGKLLLPIFSSLHALEQFIAEDSPYVELPARELLQVVDDEAIVVMNPGTVLSKIFVPEEMARILSGEILELFAPENMTLAPEQMTSEALGNPPDEPQENRR, from the coding sequence ATGGGTAATGAGACAACCACATCGAATGACACATTAAAGGCTCATGAGGTGTCTGAGGCTATAGCTGATGAAACAAAACTAAACGCGTTAGAAAAATCGCTTTTGGAAGCGTATCAACAACCCGAGAAAATAGCGGATTTTTATCGGCTATTGGCCGAGTCCGAGTTGTGCGTCTTAGGCACTCTCGAGGAAGGGACGGGAGCCACAGGAGAAAGTGAGATGCTCCTTCACCTGCAATACGTGGAAGAAGGCGGGAAGCTGCTGCTGCCGATTTTTTCTTCTCTGCACGCGCTCGAGCAATTTATTGCCGAAGACTCGCCGTACGTGGAGCTGCCTGCTCGTGAGTTGTTGCAAGTGGTAGACGATGAGGCGATCGTCGTCATGAATCCAGGGACCGTCCTTTCGAAAATATTCGTGCCGGAGGAAATGGCGCGTATCTTAAGCGGTGAGATTCTAGAGTTGTTTGCACCGGAGAATATGACGCTTGCACCGGAGCAAATGACGTCAGAGGCACTTGGGAACCCACCGGATGAGCCGCAAGAGAATCGCCGCTGA
- the ccsA gene encoding cytochrome c biogenesis protein CcsA, whose translation MNLLLVAFFLYLFAAIAFIVSITGQKWRSKGTDVGKRLGTVGIVLTLLALLCHASFIVYRIFVGGFFPTSNMFEFMSFLGFCIAVAFVLIYKLYKVRVIGAFALPLVLVLIGYASVFPTEIKPLVPSLQSSWLYIHVTLVALGNGAFGVAFVAGLIYLIRTVDRKTQRASAFFLEAILAMVIMVIAFVGLSFAFEGLVGYEASYEHTVVDANTQKERVVVDRYDLPPIFIQKDAKAIETQPFLGMEMGWIETSFLNARKLNSLVWSIAVGLLLYGLIRLIARKPLGEALKKGLVKGIDAETAEEISYRAIAIGYPIFILGGLIFASIWAHYAWGRFWGWDPKEVWALITFLFYSLYLHLRLSRGWHGKKSAWFAVAGFVVVMFNLVVVNLVIAGLHSYA comes from the coding sequence ATGAACCTTTTGTTAGTCGCGTTTTTTCTATATTTATTCGCGGCAATTGCGTTCATCGTATCGATCACGGGCCAGAAGTGGCGTTCTAAAGGCACAGATGTCGGCAAACGGCTCGGAACCGTCGGCATTGTGTTAACGCTGTTGGCACTTTTGTGCCACGCGAGCTTTATTGTCTACCGCATTTTCGTCGGTGGTTTTTTTCCGACGAGTAACATGTTTGAGTTCATGTCGTTTCTCGGTTTTTGTATTGCCGTCGCCTTCGTGCTCATTTACAAATTGTACAAAGTACGAGTCATCGGCGCGTTCGCGCTACCGCTCGTACTCGTCTTAATCGGGTACGCTTCCGTGTTCCCGACGGAAATTAAGCCGCTCGTGCCGTCGTTACAAAGTTCCTGGCTGTATATCCACGTGACGTTAGTCGCCCTCGGCAACGGGGCGTTTGGCGTTGCCTTTGTCGCCGGGCTCATTTATTTGATTCGTACCGTCGACCGCAAAACGCAGCGCGCGAGTGCCTTTTTTCTCGAAGCGATTCTCGCCATGGTCATTATGGTCATCGCTTTTGTCGGGCTGTCGTTTGCGTTTGAAGGGCTAGTCGGTTACGAGGCGTCGTATGAGCACACGGTCGTCGACGCGAATACGCAAAAAGAGCGAGTCGTCGTCGATCGCTATGACTTACCTCCGATTTTCATTCAGAAAGACGCGAAAGCAATCGAAACGCAGCCGTTTTTAGGAATGGAAATGGGTTGGATTGAGACATCCTTTTTGAATGCGCGCAAGTTGAATTCCCTCGTTTGGTCAATCGCCGTCGGGCTCCTTTTGTACGGGCTCATCCGCTTAATCGCGCGCAAACCGCTTGGGGAAGCGCTGAAGAAGGGGCTAGTCAAAGGGATTGATGCGGAAACGGCCGAAGAAATTAGTTACCGCGCCATCGCGATTGGCTATCCGATCTTTATTCTCGGCGGCCTCATCTTTGCGTCTATTTGGGCGCACTACGCGTGGGGGCGCTTCTGGGGTTGGGATCCGAAAGAGGTTTGGGCGCTTATTACGTTTTTATTTTACAGTTTGTATTTGCACCTCCGGCTTTCCCGTGGTTGGCATGGCAAAAAATCTGCCTGGTTTGCCGTCGCCGGGTTTGTCGTCGTCATGTTTAACTTAGTTGTCGTCAATTTGGTCATCGCCGGCTTACATTCATACGCATAA
- a CDS encoding response regulator transcription factor: MAEKERILVVDDEDRIRRLLRMYLEREDYLIEEAADGDTALRMALETDYDLILLDLMLPGMDGIEVCEELRKKKATPVIMLTARGEESNRVQGFEVGADDYVVKPFSPREIAYRVKALLRRSSTTAYLSMEPNASNTIVFPDLTIDHDAHRVTAGGHEVNLTPKEYELLHYLAQSPDKVFSREQLLKDVWNYEFFGDLRTVDTHIKRLREKLNKVSPPTASMIATVWGVGYKLEVPKE, from the coding sequence GTGGCTGAAAAAGAACGTATTCTCGTTGTCGATGATGAGGATCGCATTAGACGTCTGCTTCGGATGTATTTGGAGAGGGAGGATTACCTCATCGAGGAGGCAGCGGACGGCGATACCGCCTTACGCATGGCGTTAGAAACGGACTACGACCTCATCTTGCTCGACTTAATGTTACCTGGGATGGATGGGATCGAAGTTTGTGAGGAACTGCGCAAAAAGAAGGCGACTCCTGTCATCATGTTGACGGCGCGCGGTGAGGAAAGTAACCGGGTACAAGGGTTTGAAGTCGGTGCCGACGACTACGTCGTCAAACCGTTCAGTCCGCGCGAGATCGCCTATCGGGTAAAGGCGCTTCTTAGACGCTCGTCGACGACGGCATATTTATCAATGGAACCGAACGCGAGCAACACAATCGTCTTTCCGGACTTAACGATTGACCACGATGCGCATCGCGTCACCGCCGGCGGCCATGAAGTGAATTTAACGCCGAAGGAGTACGAGTTATTGCACTATTTGGCACAATCTCCGGATAAAGTGTTCTCGCGTGAACAATTGCTAAAAGACGTGTGGAACTATGAGTTTTTCGGCGATTTGCGCACGGTAGACACACACATTAAGCGGTTGCGGGAAAAATTAAACAAAGTATCCCCGCCAACGGCGAGCATGATTGCCACAGTGTGGGGTGTAGGATATAAATTAGAGGTTCCGAAAGAGTGA